The nucleotide window CTCCGGCTCCGGCCGCCCCGGCGCAGGAGGCCCCCGCCCCGCAGCCCGCCGCCCCGGCGCCCGCGCCCGCCCCGGCTCCGGCCGCGCCCGCCCCGGCCGCCGTCACCCCGGCCGCGGTCGCCGAGGGCGAGGGTCCGTACGTGACCCCGCTGGTCCGCAAGCTCGCCGCGGAGAACAACGTCAACCTGGCCGCGGTCAAGGGCACCGGTGTCGGTGGCCGCATCCGCAAGCAGGACGTGCTCGCCGCCGCCGAGGCCGCCAAGGCCGCCGCCCCGGCGCCGTCCGCCGCTCCGGCCGCCGCCGCCACGGTCCCGGCCGCCGCCGCGGCGCTGCGCGGTCAGACCGTCAAGATGTCGCGCATCCGCAAGGTCATCGCCGACAACATGATGAAGGCGCTGCACAGCCAGGCGCAGCTGTCCACCGTGGTCGAGGTGGACGTCACCCGGATCATGAAGCTGCGCGCCCGGGCCAAGGAGTCCTTCCTGGCCCGTGAGGGCGTCAAGCTCTCGCCGATGCCGTTCTTCGTCAAGGCCGCCGCCGAGGCGCTCAAGGCCCACCCGTCGATCAACGCCAAGATCAACGACGACGGCACGGTCACCTACCACGACGTCGAGAACATCGGCATCGCGGTGGACTCGGAGAAGGGCCTGATGGTCCCGGTCATCAAGGGCGCGGGCGACCTGAACATCGCCGGCATCGCCAAGAAGACCGCCGAGCTGGCCGGCAGGGTCCGCAGCGGCAAGCTGAGCCCGGACGACATGTCCGGCGGCACGTTCACGATCAGCAACACCGGCTCGCGCGGTGCGCTCTTCGACACGATCATCGTGAACTACCCGCAGGTCGCCGAGTTGGGCATCGGTGCCACCGTGCGCCGTCCGGTGGTCATCGACCACCCGGAGCTGGGTGAGACCATCGCCATCCGCGACATGGTCTACCTGACCCTCTCCTACGACCACCAGCTGGTCGACGGTGCCGACGCGGCCCGTTACCTGACGGACGTCAAGGCCCGTCTGGAGGCCGGCGAGTTCGAGGGCGACCTCGGGCTGTAGCCGCCACCGGCACCCGGCGTGCCCCGGTCCCCCCGCGGGGCCGGGGCACGCCCCTTTTCGTCCGCCGTTTCGTCCGCCGTCCACGGGAGGGGGTACGGCCGTGCGCGCGGCACGACTGATCCAGCTGGTGCTGCTGCTCCAGACCCGCGGCACCATGACCGCCGCCGAACTCGCCGAGGCGCTGGAGGTCTCGCGGCGCACCGTGGGCCGGGACGTGGCCGCGCTCTCCGAGGCGGGGGTGCCGGTCTACGCCGACCGGGGGCGGGCCGGCGGCTACCGGCTGGTCGGCGGCTACCGCACCCGGCTGACCGGGCTGGGACGCGACGAGGCCGAGGTGCTCTTCCTGTCCGGGGTTCCGGCGGCGCTGCGGGCGATGGGGCTGGCGGACGCGGCCTCGGCGGCCCGGCTGAAGGTCTCGGCGGCCCTGCTGCCCGAGCTGCGGGACGCCCCGGACGCCGCCGCCCAGCGC belongs to Streptantibioticus cattleyicolor NRRL 8057 = DSM 46488 and includes:
- the sucB gene encoding 2-oxoglutarate dehydrogenase, E2 component, dihydrolipoamide succinyltransferase; translation: MAVSVTLPALGESVSEGTVTRWLKAEGERVEADEPLLEVSTDKVDTEIPAPASGVLTSIKVAEDETVEVGAELAVIDDGSGAPAEAPAPAAAAAEEPAPQAPAAPAPAPQAEAPAPAPAEQAPAAPAGGAEGTDVVLPALGESVTEGTVTRWLKQVGEDVEADEPLLEVSTDKVDTEIPAPVSGTLLEIVVGEDETAEVGAKLAVIGAKGAAPAAAPAPAAPAPAPAQEAPAPAPAPAPAAPAQEAPAPQPAAPAPAPAPAPAAPAPAAVTPAAVAEGEGPYVTPLVRKLAAENNVNLAAVKGTGVGGRIRKQDVLAAAEAAKAAAPAPSAAPAAAATVPAAAAALRGQTVKMSRIRKVIADNMMKALHSQAQLSTVVEVDVTRIMKLRARAKESFLAREGVKLSPMPFFVKAAAEALKAHPSINAKINDDGTVTYHDVENIGIAVDSEKGLMVPVIKGAGDLNIAGIAKKTAELAGRVRSGKLSPDDMSGGTFTISNTGSRGALFDTIIVNYPQVAELGIGATVRRPVVIDHPELGETIAIRDMVYLTLSYDHQLVDGADAARYLTDVKARLEAGEFEGDLGL